Below is a window of Paremcibacter congregatus DNA.
TGCCGTCAGCCTTTAGTTTTTCCAGCATGTCATGTACGGAAACCGTCGGGACAAAATAGGTGCCCTGCTTTTTCATGGCGCGCAAGGCCTTGTCATCCATAAAAGAACCATGCTCAATCGAGGACACCCCGTATTTCAGCACGAACAGGGCGCTGTTACGGGGGTGACTGTGCGCCGCGACCTTGACGCCGTATTTGGCCGCCACCTGGGTCACCGCTTCAATCTCGTCAGCAAAGAACACCGGGGCTCCGTTTTCATTGGAACACAGCTGGCTACCGCTGCAGGAAGAATATATTTTGATCCAGTCCGCTCCGGCTTTGATCAGGTCGCGGGTCGTGCGGCGACAGCTTTCCGGGCCATTGCACTCCAGTCCCCCGTCTTTGCTCCCAACCCCGATGATCTGCCCGGCGGCGAAAATACGCGGCCCATCAATCTCGCCGGCCTGCACTTTTTTGCGCAGTTTAAAAATCGTATTTCCCCAGGCGCCAATATCCCGCACGGTCGTATAGCCGGCCATCAGGGTTTTTCGGGCATTGACCACCCCAACGAGCGCCATGTCATCAGCCTTGCTATCATGGTCCTTGGTCATGGTCAGGTGAACATGTAAATCCATCAGACCCGGCATGACAAATTTGTCTTTCAGGTCGATGAGCCGGGCATCCGGAAAATCAAGATCTTCAGGAGTCTGGTACCCGGCATGAACGGCCTTGATCTTATCGCCTTCCACCACAATGGTTTGCTGCGTCAGCGGGGCTTGCCCCGGCACCGCCAACAGCTCTCCCACTTGCAATAGCAAGATCGGCTTGCTGTCGTCCGCCTGTTCAGATTTTTGTTCTTTTTTCGTGTCGTCAGACGCGCCATAAGACAGCGGGGCTGACAAAACAAGCCCCATCAGAATCACCAAAATAGCCGATAAATGTCTCATACTTCTCTCCCAGATACATATCATTTTGCCGCAGCATGGCACAGGAGAACAAAAATAGGAATAAAATTCAGTTCCTAAATCATGACTTATTCTAATAGGTTAATCAGGAAAAATATTACGCAGGCGGTCCGTGGCGCGGCGTTCGGACTTTGTCGGGCGCCCCGCGCCCCTGTTGCGCGGCGCCACTTGCGCCTTGCGGTTGGCCGCGGTGACTTCTGGCGCCGGAGTCCGGTCCTCATACAGGGCCTGGGCCTCGGGCGCCGGGCCGCGGCGCTGACTTAACGCCAGCACCTTGACGATGCGAATGGTCTTTGCCTGGGGAAAGGTCAGCACATCGCCGACCGTCACCGCCGTTTTGGCTTTGGTGAATTTTTCCCCGTTCAGCCGTACCTTACCCGCCCGGCAAACCTTGGTTGACAAGGACCGGGTTTTAAAAAAACGCGCATGCCAGAGCCAGATATCAATCCGTTGCGAGAGCTCTTCCGGCTGCGGCTGCGCCATGGTTTATTTCTTTGTTTTCAGCTGATCTTTCAGACCAGCCAGAGCGGCAAAGGGACTATGCGGATCAATCGGCGCGGCTTTGCGTTGCGGTTTGCGCCCGGCCATTCCTGGCTTGCCATGTGACTTGCCGTTTGGCTTGCCCGCCCCCGGTTTCCCCTGTGGCTTGCCCCGATGCGGGGCGCCCGTGGTTTTCGGTTTTGGCTTACCCTGAAACGATTTCCGAGGCCCCCGGTTCTGGGTGGCCTGATAAGGCTGATGGCTGAACAGGAAAATCTTTTCCGGGCCCGCCTTCTCTTCTGCCTTCTCTTCCTGCTTGGCATCCGCCGGCGTTGCCGCTGCCGTGTCCACCGGATTGGTCGGCAGTTCCTGCGGGGTTTCCACCGGTACTTCTGCCGGGGCTTCAACAGGCGCTTCGACCGGGGCTTCCTGCGGAGCTTCCACCGGTGTCTCCTGTGGCGTTTCCGTCGGAATTTCAGTCGGGATTTCAGTTGGCTTCTGATCCGGCTCTGCGGTCTTTTCTGTTGGCTGAGTTTCCTCTGTCACCGTTTCCTTGGCCGCAACGTCCTGATTTTCCGCAGCCTGTTTGGCTGCAGCTTCCTGATCTTCCGCAGCCTGTTTGGCTGCAGCTTCCTGATCTTCCGCAGCCTGTTTGGCTGCAGTTTCCTGATCTTCCCCAGCCTGTTTGGCTGCAGTTTCCTGATCTTCCGCAGCCTGTTTGGCTGCTCGGGCTTCAGCAATCTTCGCCGCCTCATCCGGCGCATATTCCTTATGGACATAACCCAGATAAGCCATGATCTCGGTGAAATCATCGCCGCTGGTGCCCACCAGGCTCATCAGATCGGGGTCGGCCGGAAATGGCCCTTTCAGCGACACTTCACGGGCGGCGTTGGCCAGCCGTTCCAGCATATCAAGACGCACGGCGTTCTTGCCCACCACCCGGTAACCGGACATTTCATAGAAGGTGCGCGGGGCTTTGGGATCAATCGGAATGGTGCAGAGTCCCGCCACCGGCACGTCCGGCAGCTGATCCATATCATTGAACAGGGCCCAGAGGAACAGGCGCAGCTGCGCCGGGGCCGGTTTCAAAAGGCTCGGGATGTAAAGACTGGCGGAGCCGAGCCAGATGCCGAGCTGTTTCATCTGGAAACGGCCTTCGCGGTCGACATCGCGGAAATCGCGGGCGATCATGCGGCGGGGGATGGTGCCAAGTTTTTCCAGCATCTGAAAAGCGATACCCCGGGCCATGCCGGTAATGATTTCCTTGCCGGCCCCGTCCTTGGCGCCGTTCACGGCTTCCTGCATCGCAAATAATGGCGCGAGAATTTCACCCACATGATTGGCGAGCCAGCGGTCGACGCGGGCCTGAACCAACGCCTGGGAGTCGCCTTGCAAAACCGGAGTTGGATTGACAATGGCTTTCGGGGCGAGCGCGGTTGGTCCC
It encodes the following:
- a CDS encoding RNA-binding S4 domain-containing protein gives rise to the protein MAQPQPEELSQRIDIWLWHARFFKTRSLSTKVCRAGKVRLNGEKFTKAKTAVTVGDVLTFPQAKTIRIVKVLALSQRRGPAPEAQALYEDRTPAPEVTAANRKAQVAPRNRGAGRPTKSERRATDRLRNIFPD
- a CDS encoding amidohydrolase family protein, with translation MRHLSAILVILMGLVLSAPLSYGASDDTKKEQKSEQADDSKPILLLQVGELLAVPGQAPLTQQTIVVEGDKIKAVHAGYQTPEDLDFPDARLIDLKDKFVMPGLMDLHVHLTMTKDHDSKADDMALVGVVNARKTLMAGYTTVRDIGAWGNTIFKLRKKVQAGEIDGPRIFAAGQIIGVGSKDGGLECNGPESCRRTTRDLIKAGADWIKIYSSCSGSQLCSNENGAPVFFADEIEAVTQVAAKYGVKVAAHSHPRNSALFVLKYGVSSIEHGSFMDDKALRAMKKQGTYFVPTVSVHDMLEKLKADGKVEGKMLAHNDAFLAQHPDTILRAYKMGVQIATGSDAGVVPHGKNYREIERFVALGIPAAQALKMATVNGADLLGRSDELGTLEQGKYADIIALDGNPLTQIENIEKVVFVMKSGKVFRRE